In Candidatus Zixiibacteriota bacterium, a single genomic region encodes these proteins:
- a CDS encoding YbhB/YbcL family Raf kinase inhibitor-like protein, which produces MLVFLGCKEKEQTLPETSSDAAGGIDMDITATSSAFQEGELIPTQYTCDGADISPPLKWTAVPEETKSIALICDDPDAPRGTWVHWVLYNLPPETTELPEDMPTSEVLDNGARHGVTDFGQFGYGGPCPPSSTHRYFFKLYALDTMIDISGEVTKETVESAMKGHILAEGQLMGKYARK; this is translated from the coding sequence ATGCTGGTTTTTCTCGGATGCAAGGAGAAAGAACAGACTCTGCCTGAAACATCGTCTGATGCAGCAGGAGGAATCGATATGGATATCACTGCCACAAGCAGTGCATTTCAGGAAGGCGAGCTGATCCCGACGCAATACACATGCGACGGTGCAGATATCTCTCCACCGCTGAAATGGACTGCAGTTCCGGAAGAAACCAAATCAATAGCGCTGATCTGCGATGATCCGGATGCCCCGAGAGGGACCTGGGTACATTGGGTGCTTTACAATCTTCCGCCGGAGACAACGGAATTGCCTGAAGATATGCCAACCTCGGAGGTGCTTGATAACGGTGCCAGACATGGCGTGACAGATTTCGGGCAGTTCGGGTATGGGGGGCCTTGTCCACCGAGCAGCACTCACCGGTATTTCTTCAAGCTGTACGCGCTCGATACGATGATAGACATATCGGGTGAAGTGACGAAGGAGACGGTCGAGTCTGCCATGAAGGGACACATCCTGGCAGAGGGTCAGTTGATGGGAAAATACGCACGGAAATAG